Within the Pseudomonas sp. SL4(2022) genome, the region ACATCGCCTACGTAGACGGTGCTTGCATCAACAACGGCAAAAGCAATGCCCGAGCAGGCTGGGGAGCGCTAATACACAACCCCAAAGGAGCCACCTTAGAAATTGCTGGTCCGCTGGAAGGCGAACGCCAGACCAACCAGCGAGCCGAGCTGACAGCCGCCATCATGGCTTTGAAGGCCACCCCACAGCCTGCTCAGTTCGACCTCTACTCCGACAGCCAATACGTCGTGAAAGGCATCAATGAATGGATGAAGGACTGGAAGGCCCGTGGCTGGAAAACGTCGTCTAAGAAGCCCGTGGAAAACCTGGACCTATGGCTGGAGGTCGAAGCATTGCTGGCCTTTCATAAAATCACCGTCACATGGGTGAAAGGCCACAGTGGTCACCCTGGAAACGACAAGGCTGATGCACTGGCGGAGAACGCTGCTATGTTTCAGAAACCCTATCGTCTGCTGACCAGCGCATCGCCGGGCATAACCGTCTAGCGTCACTTCCTTGGGGCCCCTATTAGGGGCTCCTTGG harbors:
- a CDS encoding ribonuclease H family protein, which translates into the protein MTTNTYIAYVDGACINNGKSNARAGWGALIHNPKGATLEIAGPLEGERQTNQRAELTAAIMALKATPQPAQFDLYSDSQYVVKGINEWMKDWKARGWKTSSKKPVENLDLWLEVEALLAFHKITVTWVKGHSGHPGNDKADALAENAAMFQKPYRLLTSASPGITV